From the genome of Henningerozyma blattae CBS 6284 chromosome 8, complete genome:
ATGTGTGTAGCTTAGCAATGGTTTCTCAGTCCCTGTCCCAttatgtaaataaaaatcagTATTCATTTCCCAAGGCATTGCATGGCCAACTTTCCAAATGTAATTacctaaaaataaattaatagcATCTTGCCTTTGAGCATCCATAAAGGAATTACTATAAAACCTTTTAATACTCTCAATCATATCTCTAGAATGAGACCTCCATTGGTTAATCTTTCTGTATGTTTCTACTGTATTAACTAAATGTGAGCCACTGTACTGTAATGCAATAGTATCACCCAGGTCATGGAATAATTCAGTCAatatatttactatatCTGAATCATATTCCAAGAAACTATGATTAATAATGCctaaagattttaattgCACACCTAAGGCCCGCTTTCCGATGACAAATTGTGCAGCATTAGTTCTATCTAAACAATCAATACAATTAGATCTACATATGCCTTGTTGAATCTGGGTCTCTGCTATTGATCTTGCATTAACAAATATCCCTGTACTTTGTACAGTTTCTAATGCATACttttccaaaaattcaataacaCCCTGGCCATCTTGTTTCGAAGCTCGACTCATATCCCACGAtgtatattttatctttttatcGTCTGGTAGttgtaaatttaaatactgAAGGCATTGTTCAAATTCATTTAGCAATTTTGTCTCTCttggaattttttcttttgtttttattaaattcaaaacgTGTATACATCCCCCAGAATAGCGTTGATAAAGCATATTAAAATGTTTTGCTGCAGAGCTAAAATATGGATCAACTACAGTTAATTTAATTGGTGGCTTTGCCGACAAATTGGAAATTTCTTGAGCCCAGTAAAGTGGGATGGATCCACGATGTTGAACAAATGAGGTATATCTATCACTATCAAAAAAACCATTCCCAGGCTGATGAAATGAACTTAAAATTACATCAGTAACAATTTGTTCTGTTTCCACTTCATTAGCTACAAACCCTTCATTGTTTACACctcttttcaaaaatcTTGCTCCTGCAAAATGATGGGATCTACGTGCAATTAATGTAATATAAATGCTCTTACTAAGAACCGATATATGTACCTGGTCAATAAAGCCATAGACTAGAGGTTGGAACCAATCATAAACAGTATCTATACAGGGCATTATAGGACTTAGCAAATAACTATTCCAAACAAACATCTCATTATAGTCAACAATTCCACCTGGGATAGTAATATCAGATCTATCTATAGCTCTCAGTTTTTCTCTTAACAAGTTTGTTTGTAAGGTATTTGTAATATCGTATGTATAACTAAAGTAGAAAGTTTTGGCTAGATCTAGACCCTGAAATGTAgtgattaattttttttctattgaATTCTTGTCAGGCCTCTTATAATCACTGGAGATTGGAATCATTTCTGTTTCATCAATATGGAATATTGAATGGCCTCCTATCATTGCTACCTGACTACATTTAGTAATAAATATCAAGTAATAGCAGTAagtaaatttaataaagcCAGCTAAACCATAGCCAGTTACTCGTTTATTAAGACCTTCATCAGTAGCTTCTTCCAAGCTTGAAAGGACATTCATAATCTCATTTCTAGTGAAGAAAACATTATCTTCTAGAACACTAAGTTGGTCTTGAGGAACAGTTAAGTCAATTTCTAAGATACGAAACATTGTCTCTCGTTTGTTACTACCAACAATATACATTCTGTCTTTAGTTTCATAAAGGGTATATTTAGTAAGAATAAACTTTGTggttttcttttgtttggGAACTTGCGAAGAGGTCAAATTAGACCTATCCATTTCAGGATCTTCAAATAGAAGATCATTTTGTTCTGACATTAACTTTGTATTGGAAATAAATTGGTTTGATATACCAGCAAATAGAATGCTGGATGATAATATCTGaatatgatattatttggtttcctttttttatcttaCTTTGAAAGATCCTTATcaaagttttattttgagttatatatattgtatATTGATTAATTCGGAATAACTACCGAACTGGTCTAATTTCGCGATGTGAtgagtattttttttcaatagaaCAAATTCTTAACACACTGGGTAATCTATTTATAAAACTAAGCAAATTAAAGTAACTATCAATCTTGTAATTGTGTATTAAAGAAGTATCACACATTTACTAGTTAATTAcattattcttttagaaTGAAGACTGAAAAGGATCtggaaattttaaaaaaagcaaGTATAACTGCTGCTCAAAGGCGTCAAATACTCAAGCAAGATCGCCGTAAGAAATTCAAAGACCTTGCCATTCAAGATACTAATAACTCATCAATTGCGTCTAAAAGAAGTgttgaaaaattgtatTTACCAAAACTCGATTGGAATAAGTCAGAAAGCGATCAAGGAAATGGTAATGAGACACAacttgaatattttaaatattttgttcGAAAAGGTCCTAAGAGATCTCCTTGTATTAATAGAGGTTATTGGTTACGTTTACATGCTATCAGAAGTAGACTAGATTCAATCATTGGAGGTACTTCTGGtaatattcttataatTAACCTAGGATGTGGTTATGATCCATTAGCATTTCAGTTATTAGATAAAAAGAATGTGTCTAGCAGAATGTATCATGAAAGAGTTTCATTTTTGGATATTGATTATGAAGAAATGATTGCTACTAAGtctaaaattattagagaAACAGCAGAGTTGTCTAACATTACAGGTAAAGAAATTCCAACCTCTTCTGACTTTGATTCCACAGAATATAATTCtccaaaatataaaacCAAGATTTGTAACTTAAATGAttctaaatcatttaataacttAATTCAAACTATGGATATATCTGATTCAAATCTAATTAAAGTATTTATTGCAGAAGTATCGTTAGCATATATGGCTCCAGAAAAAGCTgatgaaattattcaaatatgtGGTAATCTAGAAAAGAGtcatttcattatcatgGAACAATTAATACCTCAAGGTGTTAACGAACCTTTTTCAAAGCAAATGCTAAAacatttcaaaaaaaatgattcaCCTTTGCAGTgtgttttaaaatatcaaactATTGAATCACAAAAAAacagatttgaaaaattgaatttcaattaCGTTAATGCTGGTGATATGTTTCAATTATGGTTACAGACCTCAGATGAATTGATTAGTAAAGTTGAAAAGATTCAACCATTTGAcgaattagaagaatttcACCTCTTTAGTCATCATTACATATTGTGTCATGCAACTAATGATAGCGAATTTGTATTTACcccaaaatataaatttgtcgataataaatcattagataaacaattcaaaatttataacgataaaaatgttaaaattaGGGATTTAGGCTTCGATATTAAAAGGCGATTTGGTACATCTATAATGTCCGagaattataaaaatattgatagtATTATCTACAATTCAGGTTGTAATCCTGCTCGTCTTGATTCTACTATTAAGATTGGATTAGATGTAGAAATTGATAACTTCaaagataatattgaactcttggaaaataattcagATACAGGCTTATTTCCAACTGCTAGAATGTGTCATAGCTTTACAACATTAAGTGATACTGAAGCAATAGTTATTGGTGGAAGAACTGGTCCAAATCAAAGCATATGGGATTCATGGATATACCATTTAGAGACTCGCAAATGGAGAAAAATCAACGATTCTTTGACATCTAGGTATAGGCATGCCTCCTGTAGCTTGGGGAAAGATCGGATTCTAGTAGTAGGTGGTGTTGTAGACGCTATTGATAACAATAAGAGCATATTTGCCATTTATGATAAAACTACAAATAAAATCGAATGCTGTGAGCCTCAAAATTCGAAAGGTAGCTGCATTAAGACAGTATTTACTTCACTTGTATCCTCTGCTATTGCCTCCTTGCGTGGCATTTCAGGAACCACAACAGTAGCTATCATAGGAGGTGAATCCGATGGCAAAACAATTCAAGATACATTAACtatatattcttataaAGACAAAATGTTAAGATTTACCAGACAATTTCAATGTCCgctttttaaaagatatggCTCACAAATAGCTTTCATCGATGATACCCATATTCTTATTGTGGGTGGAACCAGTGACactattttatttggaCAAGATAGCACAATTGCTATTGCCGATATTACAACAGGTGAGGCATATGGTGTTCATATACCAGATAGTATCTGGGAAAACTCACCAATTTGTTTTGTAGGCAGCTCATTACAACGTGTATCTTCCAATAAATTTGTGATTGTTGGCGGTGGTGCAACATGTTACGGGTTTGGATCTATTTctagtaatatttttgaattggaTATTTCtctataattaatattatcatctaTTCTGTAATGAtggaaatatattttacttttatattatattactGACATTATAAGTACGTTATCTTTTCACAGCTCTTCCAGGGTTCGAACAGGAGACACCCCTAAAAATTCACGGAGTTGTCTACCTTGAAAAGGAAATAAAACAGGAGAAGGTAAGGAAGTTTCTGATTACCTGAATTGaactttgtttttttgtttggCAGATTTATActaatagtaaaaaaatagcaaCCTTCAACTAATACAATAGTCTTTGAAGTTATCTAGTACTCTGTTTTACCTGTAGCTacatatttaaattgaaGATTCAACTGAAGCATTGGTAGAAATTAAAGGTCCTGAAATTTTGTAAGAGGACTGTCATTATTGAAAGTTTACTAATTAGATTtcaacaaaaattattcataagTTTTAACTAGCCTGTGGAATTGAAGTATCATAAATATGGCGCGTTTCGACCTAACCGATATGGGTGGCACTATATTCCATCGTAAAACTAAGGAAGAAAAATATGGGCCTGGAATTCAAGGAGCTGCTGGTGATGAATATGATGAGCAAGAGTgtcaacaacaacaagaaCAACAGCAGCAGCAAGATGAAGTAGATGCATctgaatttgaagatgatgatattcTGCCTCCTGTGGTGAGAAACCGTAGGCCAAAGGAAAATAAGTTTACACAGCAGAGGCTTGCTGCCATTGATCCTGTTTTCACACCGAGTATTGTTGTGcctttatatttattgattgCTGTAGTATTCGTTATTGTCGGAGGTTGTTTGTTGTCCGTATCCTCCAGAGTGAATGAAATTAAGTTATATTATGAAGAATGTAGCACTCAAGCTCCAACTAATGATTGGGGGGATATGCCTAAACATGCCTATGATTTCTATTATCATCAGTATCAACAGTTTAACGTGTCTCCACAATGGAAATTTGTGGACGACCCAAATGATGATTTCCATGAAAAAGGAACATGTCAAATCAGATTCACAGTTCcgattaaatttaaaaatactgtttttgtaaattatttgttggaaaaattttatgCCAACCATAGAAGATACGTTCTATCTTATAATGAAGATCAAATAAGAGGGAAGCCGGCTTCTTATCATGATGTCCATGGCCATACCGGTATCAATTGTAAGCCGTTATCAAGAAATAACGAGAATGGTAAAGTGTATTACCCTTGTGGGTTGATTGCTAACTCCATGTTTAATGATACCTATCCAATGGAATTAGTTAATGTTCAAGATCCGACAAACAATTACCAATTAACAAACAAGGGGATCAATTATCACTCAGATAGAGAAAGATTTAGAAAGACAAGATATAATCACACAGAAATCTCTCCACCACCCAATTGGGTTAGGCAGTTCCCAAATGGTTACAATGAGACAAACATACCAGATATACAAGACTGGGAAGAATTCCAAAATTGGATGAGGCCTGCAGCTTTTGATAAATTCGCAAAACTAATCAGACGTAATCACACAGAAGACCTTTTACCAGGTGTTTATCAAATTGATATT
Proteins encoded in this window:
- the FIG4 gene encoding phosphatidylinositol-3,5-bisphosphate 5-phosphatase (similar to Saccharomyces cerevisiae FIG4 (YNL325C); ancestral locus Anc_3.14), with product MSEQNDLLFEDPEMDRSNLTSSQVPKQKKTTKFILTKYTLYETKDRMYIVGSNKRETMFRILEIDLTVPQDQLSVLEDNVFFTRNEIMNVLSSLEEATDEGLNKRVTGYGLAGFIKFTYCYYLIFITKCSQVAMIGGHSIFHIDETEMIPISSDYKRPDKNSIEKKLITTFQGLDLAKTFYFSYTYDITNTLQTNLLREKLRAIDRSDITIPGGIVDYNEMFVWNSYLLSPIMPCIDTVYDWFQPLVYGFIDQVHISVLSKSIYITLIARRSHHFAGARFLKRGVNNEGFVANEVETEQIVTDVILSSFHQPGNGFFDSDRYTSFVQHRGSIPLYWAQEISNLSAKPPIKLTVVDPYFSSAAKHFNMLYQRYSGGCIHVLNLIKTKEKIPRETKLLNEFEQCLQYLNLQLPDDKKIKYTSWDMSRASKQDGQGVIEFLEKYALETVQSTGIFVNARSIAETQIQQGICRSNCIDCLDRTNAAQFVIGKRALGVQLKSLGIINHSFLEYDSDIVNILTELFHDLGDTIALQYSGSHLVNTVETYRKINQWRSHSRDMIESIKRFYSNSFMDAQRQDAINLFLGNYIWKVGHAMPWEMNTDFYLHNGTGTEKPLLSYTHWWNLYYVRNLNQLLIEETYDQGNDVTLENVTRNIRGYPDAFDNYWNEYYSPRTYTWMQELFAYNMNSTRRYYNAQKPGQILSPFKSHKQSFLNSKLKALTVDKKSEDKEVENHVETDDINGKFNLYKEQVLYHSFKESDIIEFMEYNREKYLTEALLKGENSALRPNLNVGNKSLEISHSIKYVGYNSNENKKKQYWAVHDIEIDTPYFEKLINIDLYKPLDGYDTTPFSNEISITPLDRELYNSWIDMNF
- the PPM2 gene encoding tRNA methyltransferase PPM2 (similar to Saccharomyces cerevisiae PPM2 (YOL141W); ancestral locus Anc_3.15) encodes the protein MKTEKDLEILKKASITAAQRRQILKQDRRKKFKDLAIQDTNNSSIASKRSVEKLYLPKLDWNKSESDQGNGNETQLEYFKYFVRKGPKRSPCINRGYWLRLHAIRSRLDSIIGGTSGNILIINLGCGYDPLAFQLLDKKNVSSRMYHERVSFLDIDYEEMIATKSKIIRETAELSNITGKEIPTSSDFDSTEYNSPKYKTKICNLNDSKSFNNLIQTMDISDSNLIKVFIAEVSLAYMAPEKADEIIQICGNLEKSHFIIMEQLIPQGVNEPFSKQMLKHFKKNDSPLQCVLKYQTIESQKNRFEKLNFNYVNAGDMFQLWLQTSDELISKVEKIQPFDELEEFHLFSHHYILCHATNDSEFVFTPKYKFVDNKSLDKQFKIYNDKNVKIRDLGFDIKRRFGTSIMSENYKNIDSIIYNSGCNPARLDSTIKIGLDVEIDNFKDNIELLENNSDTGLFPTARMCHSFTTLSDTEAIVIGGRTGPNQSIWDSWIYHLETRKWRKINDSLTSRYRHASCSLGKDRILVVGGVVDAIDNNKSIFAIYDKTTNKIECCEPQNSKGSCIKTVFTSLVSSAIASLRGISGTTTVAIIGGESDGKTIQDTLTIYSYKDKMLRFTRQFQCPLFKRYGSQIAFIDDTHILIVGGTSDTILFGQDSTIAIADITTGEAYGVHIPDSIWENSPICFVGSSLQRVSSNKFVIVGGGATCYGFGSISSNIFELDISL
- the TBLA0H00190 gene encoding CDC50/LEM3 family protein (similar to Saccharomyces cerevisiae LEM3 (YNL323W); ancestral locus Anc_3.16); this translates as MGGTIFHRKTKEEKYGPGIQGAAGDEYDEQECQQQQEQQQQQDEVDASEFEDDDILPPVVRNRRPKENKFTQQRLAAIDPVFTPSIVVPLYLLIAVVFVIVGGCLLSVSSRVNEIKLYYEECSTQAPTNDWGDMPKHAYDFYYHQYQQFNVSPQWKFVDDPNDDFHEKGTCQIRFTVPIKFKNTVFVNYLLEKFYANHRRYVLSYNEDQIRGKPASYHDVHGHTGINCKPLSRNNENGKVYYPCGLIANSMFNDTYPMELVNVQDPTNNYQLTNKGINYHSDRERFRKTRYNHTEISPPPNWVRQFPNGYNETNIPDIQDWEEFQNWMRPAAFDKFAKLIRRNHTEDLLPGVYQIDIGLHWPVTEFHGRKAVYITHSSQLGGKNPFLGIVYLIGGCLCCAMAVTIVGFYMISSRRIADPSQLSWNRPKLN